The region GCGGGCCGCGCGCTTCCTGCGCATCGCCCCGCCCGCCGACAAGCCGACGGCGACCGTGCGCTGAAGTGAAGCGCGCAGTGCCGCCCGCGATTCCTGTTCGAGAACGGAGACATCACTCATGGCTATGGTCTGCGACCTCTGTGGCAAGGGCCCGGTGAGCGGGAACACGATCAGCCACTCCAACCGCAAGACGCGTCGCCGTTGGCTGCCGAACCTGCAGTCGACGAGCCTCACCATCAATGGCAAGGAGAAGGCGGTTCGCGTGTGCACGCGCTGCCTTCGCACGCATCGCAAGGCCGCGGCGAACTGATACCCCCGCAGCCGTTCCCGAGAGACGTCACCATGCCGTCGCCGCTGCGCTTGCTGAAGACCGTCACTCTGGTTGTCGTGGCCGTGGGCCTGTGCCTCACCCGAGGGTGGGGGCAGGTCTACGATCCGCACACGGGTGACCCCCCCTCTCACTCGCACGTCCAGTTCACCACGAACGATTGGCAGGTCGAGGCAACGCCAGACGGCGGCAAGCTGAGTGGCACCTGTCGTCTCGACTGCTACGTCGATGAGTACGACCAGGTGTACCTCAAGCTCCGCGGCCTGAAGGGCCAGGGGCTATACACCGTCTGGATGGTGAAGCGCGACAAGGGCGAGAGCGAGGAGCGCGCGGGCGTGTCGCGCCACTGGAACGGCGATGACGCCAGCCGCTTCGACTTCACCGCCGAGCCGAGCGGCTCGGGGTACTACAACGGCTGGACGCAGAAATGTCCCCTGGGGCGCTGGAAGTTCCTCGAGGTTCGCTACCACCCGAACGGCAACATGAAGGACCTCGACTCCAGCGTGGTCGCTCTGCGCGTTCGGCTGCGACCGCAGTAGGGCGGTTGCGTCCGCTCACGCGGGTCTGGCTGGCAGCAGCCCTCTACACCGCGCTCTACTCCTGGTTCTGCGTGCAGCGCGCCGTCTCCGCCTACTACGGCGATCCAGACTACGGTCTCTTCCAGCAGAGCTTCTGGACCACGCTGAACGAGGGCTGGCTCTTCTACAACACGTACGAGAGCGGCACCCACTTCTCGAAGCACAACTCCCCCATCCTCTTCCTCGTTCTCCCGTTCTACGCGGCGCTCCCGCGCCTCGAGACACTGCTGGTGGTGCAGACAGCGGCCATCGCTCTTGGGGCCGTGGCAGTCTTCAAGCTCGCCGCGCTGCTGGTTGACGAAGAGAGCGCGGTGCTCCTGGCCTGGTCGTACCTTCTCTACCATCCGATGCACGGCGTGAGCTATGACCAGTTCAATGAGCTGGCCTTCCTGCCCGCTCCCCTGCTCTTCGCGTTCTACTTCATGGTTCAACGCCGCATGGGCTGGTTCTGGGCCTGCATCACCGCCTCGCTGGCCTGCAAGGAAGACGTGCCGTTCGTCACCTTCGGCCTCGGGCTGTACATGATCTGGCTCGGACGCAACACCCGCCGCGAGAGCGAGTCCCCGGATCGTCTGGTGCGCCATGGCCAGCTGCTCGCCCTCATCTCGGTCGCCTGGCTCCTGCTGTCGCTGCGCGTGATCTTTCCGCTGCTGCGCGATGGCGCGACCTGGCCGTACTTCAGAGAGCGCTATGGCCAGTTCGGCCGCGACTTCACCGAGGTTGCGCTGAACCTTCTCGCGCACCCCTGGATCATCGTGCCATACCTGCTGCGTCGGCATGCTCTGCTCGTGCTCGTAGAGCTCACCGCCCCGCTCGCCTTCCTCCCCTTCCGAGCCCCCGCCGTGGCGGCGATCCCGCTGGCCACGTGGGTCGTTCTGCAGCTGTCGTCGTTCGGCGCGATGCACAACTGCGGCTCACGGTACATGGCCCCCGTGATCGCGTGCATGTTCGCGGCGACCATCGTCGGGCTGCGCAACGTGGTTGCCGCGACGGCCGTCTCCGACGACTCTGTCGAACAGGCTGCCCAGCGTCGCCGGACCGGTCTGCGCTGGAGCCGGTGGGTTCTCGCCCTCACCACGCTCTCGACACTTGCGCTCGATACCACCCCGATGCGCTTCCCCTTCCGAGGCATTCGACGCCCCACAGCCCATCAGATCGCAAGAAACGCGCTGGCCGAGCGCGTTCCCGCCAGCGCCAGTGTTTCGACCCAGCCGGAGTTCTACGCGCCGCTGAGCCGCCGCGCCGATGTCTGGCTCGGATACCATCCCGGCACGGACTACGTGCTCGTCGACCCCACCCCTGATTTCACGGGCCACGCAACGTGGTTCGATCACGCCCGCTGGAACGTGAACCTTCCGCAGATCGTTGCGCGGGGCGAGTACGTGATGGTCGACCAGGCAGACGGTGCGGTGCTGCTCAGACGCGTGCCCTGGGCGATGCGGGGGGCTCGCCGGCCTACTGCTCCTTGAGGCCGCCGTTCAAGGTGTACTGGGGATACCCCGTGGGCAGGCTCAGGTCGAGATGCGTGACGCCGGTGCACGACATGGTGTAGTTCGCAGGTGTCGTGGCACTGGTGTAGCCATTCGTGTAGCAGGAGTTGTCGAGCGCGGACGGGCACTTGGCGATGATCTTCAGGTAGGTCGGCGTGAGAGAGGTCAGCATCACGGGGTAGCGCTGGTCGTTCTCCTCTGAGTACATGGTGAGGGCGGTCGCCGTGTTGCGCAGGTTCGACTCGCACCCGCTCAGGCGCGTGCGGGCCTTTGCGCGAACGAAGTTGGGCAGGATGATGAGGATGAGCACGGAGATGAGCGACAGCACCACCATGAGCTCAATCAACGTGAACCCTCGACGCACCCGTACTCTCTTCTGACCGTGCTCGCTCACAGGTAAATCTCATCCTCGCGCGTGGAACTGCTCCACATCGTTCTGCTCTCGCCCATCACAGGACCACCGTAGAGCTGTTCATAGCGGCATTTGCTGCGTCAACCCGTTCCTTGATGGTTCTCACGGCAAACGGAAACTCCGGGAAGAACACCGAATCGATCCAGCAGGTGCGGCCCGCCATCTCGAGGGTGCAGATCTTCACGAAGCTGCCTTGCACAGGCTTCACCACGATCTGATGCCAGTCTGCCGCAAGCATGGAGTCGCTGTCGCGGATCACGAGCCGCCGCGTC is a window of Pseudomonadota bacterium DNA encoding:
- a CDS encoding prepilin-type N-terminal cleavage/methylation domain-containing protein, producing the protein MSEHGQKRVRVRRGFTLIELMVVLSLISVLILIILPNFVRAKARTRLSGCESNLRNTATALTMYSEENDQRYPVMLTSLTPTYLKIIAKCPSALDNSCYTNGYTSATTPANYTMSCTGVTHLDLSLPTGYPQYTLNGGLKEQ
- the rpmB gene encoding 50S ribosomal protein L28; protein product: MAMVCDLCGKGPVSGNTISHSNRKTRRRWLPNLQSTSLTINGKEKAVRVCTRCLRTHRKAAAN
- a CDS encoding DUF2079 domain-containing protein; the encoded protein is MSPGALEVPRGSLPPERQHEGPRLQRGRSARSAATAVGRLRPLTRVWLAAALYTALYSWFCVQRAVSAYYGDPDYGLFQQSFWTTLNEGWLFYNTYESGTHFSKHNSPILFLVLPFYAALPRLETLLVVQTAAIALGAVAVFKLAALLVDEESAVLLAWSYLLYHPMHGVSYDQFNELAFLPAPLLFAFYFMVQRRMGWFWACITASLACKEDVPFVTFGLGLYMIWLGRNTRRESESPDRLVRHGQLLALISVAWLLLSLRVIFPLLRDGATWPYFRERYGQFGRDFTEVALNLLAHPWIIVPYLLRRHALLVLVELTAPLAFLPFRAPAVAAIPLATWVVLQLSSFGAMHNCGSRYMAPVIACMFAATIVGLRNVVAATAVSDDSVEQAAQRRRTGLRWSRWVLALTTLSTLALDTTPMRFPFRGIRRPTAHQIARNALAERVPASASVSTQPEFYAPLSRRADVWLGYHPGTDYVLVDPTPDFTGHATWFDHARWNVNLPQIVARGEYVMVDQADGAVLLRRVPWAMRGARRPTAP